A stretch of Clostridium formicaceticum DNA encodes these proteins:
- the spoVB gene encoding stage V sporulation protein B: MKKSSFIFGTILLALVNVVVRSLGFIYKIFLSRLIGATAIGLYQMVFPFLMVIITIPTAGIPIAVSKLVAKEKSVHHREGIYKVLFLSLLMGGLAAFVLSVFVSLKIDFIVHRLLKNPSLYYPVLWTIPAISIITFSSILRGFFYGLKEMAPAATAQIIEQLCRIIFVLSYLYYKTPSNPVAAATIAIIGISIGEVFGFLYLVLRFNFKKIATKPHFLKAYSDSSLEILNHLLYVAIPITLSRLISVIMQTVNSILIPQRLQVAGYSSTVAIETFGKISGMAMPLLFLPFTVTTALVINIIPNISEQLAVNNWKDVTYKSSLALRMTLLIAIPTTIVYVIFGNHLAELVYNCEEVGKYLSLISYGTIFLCMQHTLSGILHGMGKQVVTTVNYLLGMILQLYCTYFLIPNPKYGIYGYFIGFLLSTFTIFALNLVTLMKYIKIDLPFVHSILKPLLASILMILSMIYSYKAFYSISQSNGWSTIISSFVGAGLYFILLLITKTFDLKHLIETIKD; the protein is encoded by the coding sequence TTGAAGAAGTCTTCTTTTATTTTTGGTACAATTTTATTAGCATTGGTCAATGTAGTCGTTCGCTCCCTAGGTTTTATCTATAAAATTTTTCTTTCTAGGTTGATCGGTGCTACAGCTATTGGTTTATACCAAATGGTTTTCCCATTTTTAATGGTCATCATTACAATTCCAACTGCCGGAATTCCTATTGCCGTTTCTAAATTGGTGGCCAAAGAAAAGTCAGTGCATCATCGAGAAGGTATTTATAAAGTATTATTTCTTTCTCTATTGATGGGAGGACTAGCTGCTTTTGTTCTTTCAGTTTTTGTATCTTTAAAAATTGATTTTATCGTTCATAGGCTATTAAAAAATCCAAGCCTCTATTATCCTGTTCTATGGACAATTCCTGCTATCAGTATCATTACTTTTTCCAGCATTTTAAGAGGTTTTTTTTATGGTCTAAAGGAAATGGCTCCAGCTGCTACTGCCCAAATTATTGAGCAGCTCTGTCGCATTATTTTTGTCTTGTCTTATCTCTATTACAAGACACCCTCTAACCCTGTAGCAGCAGCTACCATCGCGATTATTGGTATTTCAATAGGCGAAGTCTTTGGTTTTCTTTATTTAGTTTTAAGATTTAATTTTAAAAAAATAGCAACGAAACCACACTTTTTAAAGGCCTATAGTGATTCTTCTCTTGAAATACTTAATCATTTATTATATGTTGCTATACCCATCACCTTAAGTCGTTTAATTTCTGTAATTATGCAAACAGTAAATTCTATCCTTATCCCACAAAGATTACAGGTAGCAGGTTATTCTTCCACCGTCGCTATTGAGACCTTTGGAAAGATATCAGGGATGGCGATGCCCTTATTGTTTTTACCCTTTACCGTAACAACCGCCTTGGTGATTAACATTATACCTAATATTTCAGAGCAACTGGCAGTAAATAATTGGAAGGATGTAACGTATAAGTCTAGCTTAGCCCTTAGAATGACCCTATTAATCGCTATCCCTACTACCATTGTCTATGTTATCTTCGGTAATCATCTTGCAGAACTGGTTTATAATTGCGAGGAGGTAGGTAAATACCTCTCCCTCATTAGCTACGGCACTATCTTTCTCTGTATGCAACATACATTGTCTGGTATCTTACACGGTATGGGAAAACAAGTCGTTACTACTGTTAACTATCTGCTGGGTATGATACTACAGCTTTATTGTACTTACTTCTTAATCCCTAATCCTAAATACGGCATTTATGGTTATTTTATCGGGTTTCTATTATCGACTTTTACTATTTTTGCTTTAAATCTTGTTACATTGATGAAATATATCAAAATTGATTTGCCTTTTGTACATTCTATACTGAAGCCACTTTTAGCATCTATTCTTATGATTCTTTCAATGATTTATAGTTATAAAGCTTTTTATAGCATTTCCCAAAGCAATGGATGGAGTACCATCATTTCTTCTTTCGTAGGAGCTGGCTTGTACTTTATATTATTACTTATAACCAAAACCTTTGACTTAAAACACCTAATAGAAACCATCAAAGATTAA
- a CDS encoding diguanylate cyclase, whose translation MIEKIQGIMMKEEFDEIVEVKINGASETFTLAMIDIDNFETVNSYYGETVGDRVIQKIASVLKQNLRSNDLVGRYNKDEFYVLFSNTNAETGFIIMEEIRRYFDENTFQLSDRKQDIRIKISAGVANFPRDAKNPVELLRAAGSALFRAKREGKNRVCLAESENMILKSNYYTKTQLERLGELSKKTDKTEAFLLREALDDLFAKYSK comes from the coding sequence ATGATTGAAAAAATTCAAGGAATTATGATGAAGGAAGAGTTTGATGAAATCGTAGAAGTGAAAATAAATGGTGCTTCAGAAACCTTTACCCTTGCTATGATAGACATCGATAATTTTGAAACGGTAAACAGCTATTATGGGGAAACTGTAGGAGATAGGGTGATACAAAAAATAGCTTCTGTTTTAAAACAAAATCTTAGATCCAATGATTTAGTGGGTAGATACAATAAAGATGAATTTTATGTGTTATTTAGTAATACCAATGCAGAAACAGGTTTTATTATTATGGAGGAAATAAGAAGGTATTTTGATGAGAATACATTTCAGCTAAGCGATCGTAAACAAGATATTCGCATTAAAATTAGTGCTGGTGTGGCTAATTTTCCTAGAGATGCCAAAAATCCCGTAGAGCTTTTAAGAGCTGCCGGTAGTGCTCTTTTTCGAGCAAAGCGAGAGGGAAAAAATAGAGTGTGTCTTGCAGAAAGTGAAAATATGATTTTAAAATCTAATTATTACACAAAGACACAGCTGGAACGGTTAGGTGAATTATCTAAAAAAACGGATAAAACTGAGGCTTTTCTGCTAAGGGAAGCACTAGATGATCTGTTTGCAAAATATAGTAAATAG
- a CDS encoding hydrolase: MEKNNQQIKKVKYVPEIKGVLRSNYIELPTCIAEASGIKIFGKRMKSILFSTDVAIIKNTNADAVIAVYPFTPQLLITQALMLASDVPVFCGVGGGLTTGKRCINIALHAEFQGAIGVVLNKPTPNEIVTELKNTIDIPVVITVVSEDEDFQARLEAGADILNVSGAANTPKIVKRIREVSSTVPIIATGGNSRESILRTIEAGANAITYTPPSTAEIFTEAMKRYRGQL; the protein is encoded by the coding sequence ATGGAGAAAAATAATCAACAAATCAAAAAAGTAAAATACGTACCAGAAATTAAAGGTGTCTTAAGAAGCAATTATATTGAACTACCTACTTGTATTGCAGAAGCCAGTGGCATAAAAATCTTTGGTAAAAGAATGAAATCTATCTTATTTAGTACGGATGTTGCTATCATTAAAAATACCAATGCAGATGCAGTAATAGCAGTATATCCCTTTACACCACAATTACTGATTACGCAAGCTTTAATGCTAGCTTCAGATGTGCCTGTTTTTTGTGGCGTAGGAGGAGGATTAACCACAGGAAAGCGTTGTATTAATATAGCACTTCATGCAGAATTCCAGGGGGCTATAGGGGTTGTTTTAAATAAACCTACACCAAATGAAATTGTAACAGAATTAAAAAATACCATAGATATTCCTGTTGTTATTACAGTTGTATCGGAGGATGAGGACTTTCAAGCAAGGCTTGAAGCAGGAGCAGATATTTTAAATGTTTCTGGAGCGGCTAATACACCAAAAATTGTAAAAAGAATTCGGGAGGTTAGCAGTACTGTACCGATTATAGCTACGGGAGGTAATAGCAGAGAATCCATACTACGAACCATTGAAGCAGGAGCCAATGCTATTACTTACACGCCGCCTTCAACTGCAGAAATATTTACCGAAGCAATGAAAAGATATAGAGGACAACTCTAA
- a CDS encoding histidinol-phosphatase HisJ family protein, with translation MYDFHIHSNFSPDGFMQMEEAVEAAIEKGLKEICFTDHMDYDYDGNGNNYKFDYKKYFSSIEACQKKYANKIVINKGVEMGVQPHIINRCQEDIEKYPFDFVIASIHSVEKSELFLNNFFHGKTQKKAYEIYFEELADIVNNYDGYCVLGHLDIIKRYGNFDISLPLETYEEFTTVIFKKLIEKGKGIEINTSGIRYNLGDYHPSLDILTLYHRLGGEVITLGSDAHYPHHVAFDFHHALKQLKEIGFQYITTFKQMKPSFHPINKLLDWGNMQRNL, from the coding sequence ATGTATGATTTTCACATCCACAGTAATTTTTCACCAGATGGATTTATGCAGATGGAAGAAGCTGTTGAAGCTGCGATCGAGAAAGGTTTAAAAGAAATCTGTTTTACAGATCACATGGACTATGATTATGATGGTAATGGTAATAACTATAAATTTGATTATAAAAAATACTTTTCATCGATAGAAGCATGTCAGAAGAAATATGCTAATAAAATCGTCATAAACAAAGGTGTTGAAATGGGTGTGCAGCCCCATATCATAAACAGATGCCAAGAAGACATAGAAAAGTATCCTTTTGACTTTGTTATCGCTTCTATCCATTCCGTTGAAAAATCAGAGTTATTTCTAAATAACTTTTTTCATGGCAAAACTCAAAAAAAAGCTTATGAAATTTATTTTGAAGAATTAGCAGATATCGTAAATAATTACGATGGTTACTGTGTATTAGGTCATTTAGATATTATTAAACGCTATGGAAATTTTGATATTTCTCTTCCTTTAGAAACATATGAAGAATTTACAACTGTTATTTTTAAAAAACTTATTGAAAAAGGCAAAGGCATTGAAATAAACACCTCTGGTATTCGTTATAACTTAGGAGATTACCATCCCTCTTTGGATATTCTAACACTATATCATCGTCTTGGAGGAGAAGTTATTACCTTGGGTTCTGATGCTCATTATCCTCATCATGTAGCCTTTGATTTTCATCATGCTTTAAAACAACTTAAGGAAATAGGTTTTCAATATATTACTACCTTTAAACAAATGAAGCCTAGTTTTCACCCTATTAACAAGTTATTGGATTGGGGGAATATGCAGAGAAACTTGTAA
- the arcA gene encoding arginine deiminase, translating into MTKHEGISVYNEIGQLRSVLLHCPGEEIENIVPDYLRRLLFDEIAYLKQARKEHDQFAGLLRQEGTEVLYLTELMAEILASKEVRDRFLEDFMEEAPVGTEGIKEALREFFSPMSPLEMIRKCIAGVRTEELADINPKSLGDMVRNPYPFYLDPIPNLYFQRDPFASIGEGVTLNVMHSTTRNRETLFAKYLFDYHPRFQNIPRWYNRDKSHPIEGGDLLVLSEKIVAVGISERTDAVAIEKMTKNIFHSNEPFETVLAFDIPKTRAYMHLDTVFTMVDYDKFTIYPGIVSPLDVYSISKGKELQISYEASELSSILKKYLKLPAVDLIPCGNGDVIAAGREQWSDGSNTLALSPGKVICYDRNHVTNAALRQHGVEVLEFESYELSRGRGGPRCMSMPLKREKL; encoded by the coding sequence ATGACAAAGCATGAAGGCATTTCTGTTTATAATGAAATAGGTCAATTGAGGAGTGTTTTGCTGCATTGCCCAGGAGAAGAAATCGAAAATATTGTACCAGATTATTTAAGAAGATTACTTTTTGATGAAATTGCATATCTAAAACAGGCTCGCAAAGAACATGATCAGTTTGCAGGTCTCTTGAGACAAGAAGGAACGGAAGTTTTATATCTTACAGAACTAATGGCAGAAATACTAGCCTCCAAAGAAGTCAGAGATCGCTTTTTGGAGGATTTTATGGAAGAAGCCCCTGTAGGAACAGAAGGAATTAAAGAAGCTCTCAGGGAATTTTTTTCTCCTATGTCTCCTCTTGAGATGATTCGAAAATGCATTGCTGGTGTGAGAACAGAGGAACTGGCTGATATCAATCCGAAATCTCTAGGTGATATGGTACGAAACCCTTATCCTTTTTACCTTGATCCTATTCCAAACTTGTATTTTCAGAGAGATCCCTTTGCTTCCATCGGAGAAGGTGTTACGCTGAATGTGATGCACAGTACAACACGAAATAGAGAAACCTTGTTTGCAAAGTATTTATTTGACTATCATCCAAGATTTCAAAATATTCCACGCTGGTATAATCGTGATAAAAGTCATCCTATTGAAGGTGGAGATTTGTTAGTTCTTTCTGAAAAAATAGTTGCCGTGGGTATCAGTGAACGTACAGATGCTGTTGCTATTGAAAAAATGACAAAAAATATTTTTCATTCTAACGAGCCTTTTGAAACTGTTCTTGCCTTTGATATACCTAAAACCCGTGCCTACATGCATCTAGACACAGTATTTACTATGGTAGACTATGATAAGTTTACCATCTATCCAGGTATTGTATCTCCTTTGGATGTTTATAGCATATCTAAAGGGAAAGAATTGCAGATTTCCTACGAAGCTAGCGAGCTTTCTTCTATACTAAAAAAATACTTAAAGCTTCCTGCTGTAGATTTAATTCCTTGTGGTAATGGAGATGTCATTGCTGCTGGTAGAGAACAATGGAGTGATGGTAGCAATACTTTGGCCCTTTCTCCTGGAAAAGTTATTTGTTACGATCGTAATCATGTCACCAATGCCGCATTAAGACAACATGGTGTGGAGGTTCTAGAGTTTGAGTCCTATGAACTATCCCGCGGTCGTGGGGGTCCTCGTTGTATGAGTATGCCTCTCAAAAGAGAAAAGCTATAG